One Streptomyces sp. RPA4-2 genomic window carries:
- a CDS encoding RICIN domain-containing protein — MSMWTSLEPASATVDPGASTRVRLRLRNTGDIVDEYRFEPVGGVAPWTTVEPQTLRLYPGTTGTVELTFAPPRTPDAAAGPNPYAVRITPTEHPEATTVPEGNLTITPFTEVRAELVPPTVKGRFRGRPRLAIDNLGNTKLTASVSGSDNGDHLSYDIHPSNIQIEPGRAAFVKATLRPRQIIWFGSKEQRPYSLAVQRSGTKALPVEGTYVQRGFLPRWLATFLGVFMALAITFVMLWLAYKPQVRSSATEKLQEAGISTLPAPTPSLRAAPSSAPVQEPTTPQAQQTPESGSGGGGGGGPVASPKATKKKATGPLPASDVVLRNVTTKKCADIPGYEKGQPNGPVREFVCDGTAHDNQLWNLEVRERGGGPEKSDLFQIRNVKDQLCVDLPDYGAKPPRTGVFEFQCDGTTADNQLWWLDKQESGHYWIRNYASNHLCLDVSGYGTGGDDTPLTIFSCSNTDDQEWDIVHPS; from the coding sequence GTGAGTATGTGGACTTCTCTGGAACCCGCGTCCGCGACCGTGGACCCGGGCGCGAGCACGCGCGTACGGCTGCGCCTGCGCAACACCGGCGACATCGTCGACGAGTACCGTTTCGAGCCGGTGGGTGGTGTCGCGCCGTGGACGACGGTGGAGCCGCAGACGCTGCGGCTCTATCCGGGGACGACGGGGACGGTGGAGCTGACGTTCGCGCCGCCGCGGACGCCGGACGCGGCGGCGGGCCCGAACCCGTACGCGGTGCGGATCACGCCGACCGAGCACCCCGAGGCGACGACGGTTCCCGAGGGGAACTTGACGATCACCCCGTTCACCGAGGTGCGGGCGGAGCTGGTGCCGCCCACCGTCAAAGGACGATTCAGGGGGCGCCCCAGGCTCGCGATCGACAATCTCGGCAATACGAAGCTGACGGCGTCGGTCAGCGGGAGTGACAACGGGGATCACCTCTCGTACGACATCCATCCGAGCAACATCCAGATCGAGCCGGGGCGGGCCGCTTTCGTCAAGGCGACGCTGAGGCCGCGGCAGATCATCTGGTTCGGGTCGAAGGAGCAGCGGCCCTACTCTCTCGCCGTCCAGCGGTCCGGGACCAAGGCGCTGCCCGTCGAGGGGACTTATGTGCAGCGGGGCTTCCTGCCCCGCTGGCTCGCCACGTTCCTGGGCGTCTTCATGGCCCTCGCCATCACGTTCGTGATGCTGTGGCTCGCGTACAAGCCCCAGGTCCGCAGCTCCGCCACCGAGAAACTCCAGGAAGCCGGGATCAGTACCCTCCCCGCGCCCACCCCGAGCCTCCGGGCGGCGCCGAGTTCGGCTCCCGTTCAGGAGCCGACCACGCCCCAGGCGCAGCAGACGCCGGAAAGCGGCAGTGGCGGTGGGGGAGGCGGCGGCCCGGTGGCCAGTCCCAAGGCGACCAAGAAGAAGGCGACGGGGCCGCTGCCCGCGTCCGACGTCGTCCTGCGCAACGTCACGACCAAGAAGTGCGCGGACATCCCGGGTTACGAGAAGGGACAACCGAACGGTCCGGTACGGGAGTTCGTGTGCGACGGCACCGCTCATGACAACCAGCTCTGGAACCTCGAAGTGCGCGAGAGGGGTGGCGGACCCGAGAAGTCGGACCTGTTCCAGATCCGCAACGTCAAGGACCAACTCTGCGTGGACCTGCCCGACTACGGTGCCAAGCCGCCGCGCACGGGGGTGTTCGAGTTCCAGTGCGACGGCACGACCGCCGACAACCAGCTGTGGTGGCTCGACAAACAGGAGAGCGGCCACTACTGGATCCGCAACTATGCCAGCAACCACCTGTGCCTGGACGTCTCCGGCTACGGCACGGGCGGCGACGACACCCCGTTGACGATCTTCTCCTGCAGCAACACCGACGACCAGGAATGGGACATCGTCCACCCCTCCTGA